The Kangiella marina genome window below encodes:
- a CDS encoding cryptochrome/photolyase family protein, with translation MNSSYHQIKLILGDQLNAQHSWFKETDKNCLYVIAELHQEMDYVKHHVQKVCAFFHAMQSFATALNKAGHDCLHLTLDDTQDFRSLPALVKSLVEKYDASKFSYQLPDEYRLRNQLSSLLLNNVEVEVFSTEHFYLEDAELGDYFTQDKHNRMESFYRKMRKRFSILMSDDKPQGGQWNYDQKNRNKLKSADLEDIPEPLLFANDMSSILKRLERHQVTTFGQAASSLLWPTSRQQSRELLNHFCQYCLPRFGEFQDAMTFKSDHKWSLYHSRLSFALNAKMLSPQEVISKAVDAYNQSQSVDIAQVEGFVRQILGWREFVRGIYWTHPNYGHNNFFKAQRDLPHYFWTGDTRMRCLSEAIKQSLDYAYAHHIQRLMITGNFCMLTEIDPDQVDDWYLGIYVDAIEWVEMPNTRGMSQFADGGIIATKPYAASANYVHKMSDYCSDCYYSHQDKTSQRACPLNSLYWRFIDVHRDKLGNNQRMGMIYNVWDKKSNDEKEQILNKAAGVLRNIDAL, from the coding sequence TTGAACAGTTCATACCATCAAATCAAACTGATACTGGGAGACCAGTTAAATGCACAGCACAGCTGGTTTAAAGAGACCGATAAAAACTGTCTTTACGTGATCGCTGAATTGCATCAAGAGATGGATTACGTCAAACATCATGTCCAAAAAGTGTGTGCCTTCTTTCATGCGATGCAAAGTTTTGCAACTGCCTTAAATAAGGCTGGTCATGATTGTTTACATTTAACGCTCGATGACACCCAAGACTTTCGTAGTCTTCCAGCCCTGGTTAAGTCGTTAGTTGAAAAATATGACGCTTCTAAGTTTAGTTATCAACTTCCCGATGAGTACCGCTTGAGAAACCAGTTATCGTCTTTGTTACTTAACAATGTAGAGGTTGAGGTTTTTAGTACGGAGCACTTTTATTTAGAAGATGCGGAGCTTGGAGACTACTTTACACAAGACAAGCACAACAGGATGGAGTCCTTCTATCGAAAAATGCGGAAACGGTTTTCGATTTTAATGAGCGATGATAAACCGCAAGGCGGGCAGTGGAACTATGATCAGAAGAACCGAAATAAACTCAAGTCAGCGGATTTAGAGGATATTCCAGAGCCACTTCTGTTTGCCAATGATATGAGTTCTATCCTGAAAAGGCTTGAGCGGCACCAAGTAACAACTTTTGGACAAGCGGCAAGCTCCTTGTTGTGGCCGACAAGTCGACAGCAGTCAAGAGAGTTACTCAACCACTTTTGTCAGTACTGTCTTCCTCGGTTCGGAGAGTTCCAAGATGCCATGACTTTTAAATCCGATCATAAATGGTCACTTTATCATTCGCGGCTATCTTTTGCTTTAAACGCTAAAATGCTATCGCCCCAAGAAGTTATTAGTAAAGCGGTTGATGCTTACAATCAGTCGCAGAGTGTAGATATTGCACAAGTTGAGGGCTTTGTTAGGCAGATACTGGGCTGGCGCGAGTTCGTTCGTGGTATTTATTGGACTCATCCCAATTATGGTCACAACAACTTCTTTAAAGCTCAACGAGATCTGCCGCACTATTTTTGGACCGGTGATACTCGAATGCGCTGCCTCTCAGAGGCTATCAAGCAATCCTTAGATTATGCTTATGCGCACCATATTCAACGCTTAATGATCACTGGCAACTTCTGCATGTTGACTGAAATCGATCCCGATCAGGTTGATGATTGGTATCTGGGCATTTATGTGGATGCTATTGAGTGGGTGGAAATGCCCAACACGCGAGGAATGAGCCAGTTTGCAGACGGTGGGATTATTGCTACTAAGCCCTATGCGGCAAGCGCCAATTATGTGCACAAAATGTCCGACTACTGCTCTGATTGCTACTATTCTCATCAAGATAAAACGTCGCAACGTGCCTGTCCGTTAAACAGTCTCTACTGGCGCTTTATTGATGTTCACAGAGATAAGCTTGGTAATAATCAGCGAATGGGGATGATCTACAATGTCTGGGATAAGAAAAGCAACGACGAAAAAGAACAAATTTTGAACAAGGCGGCGGGTGTTTTAAGAAATATTGATGCTCTATAG
- the rmuC gene encoding DNA recombination protein RmuC, whose translation MDFTAFISENMPLVIILGVLLLIVLLLVIMVSKQSKTIQSIAESQYGATDGVKALEQKQTMAFEYAKADLHRMAEQSQRSSENFIEKLQGNQIKLGESFQAFQNQLQKDLTGFKDNLQKDIFKLKEQIETNQKESQAQLHEQFRRGIKDVREELTISLKTQGENIEKNMTGLTKATDERLKEISGQVEKRLADGFEKTTKTFQDVLKRLALIDDAQKKITELSSNVVSLQEILSDKRSRGAFGEVQLESLVSNVMPTTHYKFQHTFNNGKIADCALFLPEPTGVIGVDAKFPLENYQKMVDVELSKPERDASHRAFVQDIKKHVKDIASKYIIDGETATGAVMFIPAEAVFAEIHAHHPELVEFAQQSKVWMVSPTTMMALLTTASAVLKDEATRKQVHIIQEHLGKLSIEFGRFKDRWGKLNTHIDRLTKSAKDIDTTADKITRRFDQIEQVELQDDDDDDDPIGIGHQS comes from the coding sequence ATGGATTTCACTGCCTTTATTTCTGAAAACATGCCTCTGGTCATTATTCTTGGAGTTTTGCTTTTAATCGTTTTGCTCCTAGTTATTATGGTCAGTAAGCAATCTAAGACGATTCAGTCGATTGCGGAATCACAGTATGGCGCGACTGATGGTGTGAAAGCTTTAGAGCAAAAGCAAACCATGGCATTTGAATATGCCAAGGCAGACCTTCATCGTATGGCTGAGCAGAGTCAGCGATCATCAGAGAACTTCATCGAAAAGCTTCAAGGCAACCAGATTAAACTGGGCGAGTCGTTCCAAGCATTTCAAAATCAATTGCAGAAAGATCTGACGGGCTTTAAAGACAATTTACAAAAAGACATCTTCAAACTGAAAGAGCAAATCGAAACCAATCAAAAAGAGTCTCAAGCCCAGTTACACGAGCAGTTTAGACGAGGAATCAAAGACGTCAGGGAAGAACTGACCATCAGCCTTAAAACTCAAGGCGAAAATATTGAAAAGAACATGACCGGTTTAACCAAAGCGACTGACGAACGCTTAAAGGAAATCAGCGGACAAGTCGAGAAGCGATTAGCGGATGGCTTTGAGAAAACCACCAAAACCTTCCAAGATGTATTAAAACGTCTTGCGCTGATTGATGATGCGCAGAAGAAGATTACGGAACTATCCAGTAACGTCGTGAGTCTACAGGAAATATTATCGGACAAACGCTCACGAGGAGCTTTTGGTGAAGTTCAGCTGGAGTCTTTGGTGTCGAATGTAATGCCAACGACGCATTACAAATTCCAGCACACCTTTAACAATGGCAAAATTGCTGACTGTGCTTTGTTCTTGCCGGAACCGACGGGGGTGATTGGTGTTGACGCCAAATTCCCGCTAGAAAACTACCAAAAAATGGTTGATGTGGAATTGTCGAAACCTGAGCGAGATGCTTCTCATCGTGCCTTTGTGCAGGACATTAAGAAACACGTTAAAGACATTGCCAGCAAATACATTATTGATGGTGAAACGGCCACTGGTGCTGTGATGTTTATTCCTGCAGAAGCGGTCTTTGCGGAAATTCATGCGCATCACCCTGAGCTGGTCGAGTTTGCTCAGCAGAGTAAGGTGTGGATGGTATCACCAACCACCATGATGGCTTTATTGACCACTGCCAGCGCTGTACTCAAAGATGAGGCAACTCGTAAGCAGGTGCACATTATCCAGGAGCATCTTGGTAAACTATCGATTGAGTTTGGACGCTTTAAAGATCGTTGGGGTAAACTCAATACCCATATTGATCGTCTAACCAAGAGTGCGAAAGATATCGACACCACAGCGGACAAAATTACTCGCCGTTTCGATCAAATTGAACAGGTAGAATTACAGGATGACGATGACGACGATGATCCTATCGGTATTGGTCATCAGTCTTAG
- a CDS encoding M23 family metallopeptidase codes for MLKKLILLTTLGLVFSLAQAQEPLLLSLKGDLTQGGLVVGQTVKGAKVTFDDTSLEVSPEGYFVFGFHRDMPETAALTVEKGDKKEVQKLFIRKRDYNIERIDGLPPSKVNPMKPEVLKRIREEGALVASARKNSSRDMFFMQDFIWPAKGRLSGFYGSQRVLNGEPKRPHYGVDVAAPTGTEVVAPADGTVRLAYDNMFYSGGTLIIDHGYGVSSTFIHLNSIDVEEGQKVKQGQRIATIGETGRATGPHLDWRINWYTSRLDPQLLVPPFEQEQ; via the coding sequence ATGCTTAAAAAATTGATACTGCTTACGACGTTAGGGCTAGTGTTTTCCTTGGCGCAGGCACAAGAGCCGTTACTGCTATCGCTCAAGGGTGATTTAACACAAGGGGGGTTAGTCGTTGGGCAAACGGTTAAAGGTGCCAAGGTGACTTTTGATGACACCAGTCTGGAAGTCAGTCCTGAGGGGTATTTTGTATTTGGCTTCCACCGTGACATGCCTGAAACCGCTGCTTTGACAGTAGAGAAAGGCGACAAGAAAGAAGTCCAGAAATTATTTATTCGAAAGCGTGATTATAATATTGAGCGCATTGATGGCTTGCCGCCATCAAAAGTAAATCCTATGAAGCCTGAAGTCCTTAAACGCATACGAGAAGAGGGCGCCTTGGTTGCCTCGGCTAGGAAAAATAGCAGCAGAGACATGTTTTTTATGCAGGACTTTATTTGGCCAGCGAAAGGTCGTTTGAGTGGTTTTTATGGTAGCCAGCGGGTACTGAATGGCGAGCCGAAACGACCCCATTATGGCGTAGACGTCGCAGCGCCAACGGGAACGGAAGTAGTTGCGCCTGCCGATGGAACTGTTCGTTTGGCTTATGACAATATGTTTTATTCTGGCGGTACTTTAATCATAGATCATGGTTACGGCGTATCCTCGACCTTTATTCATCTTAATTCGATTGACGTTGAGGAAGGACAGAAGGTTAAGCAAGGCCAGCGTATCGCCACTATTGGTGAGACAGGGCGTGCCACAGGCCCACATTTAGACTGGCGAATTAATTGGTACACCTCACGTTTGGACCCACAGTTATTGGTTCCTCCATTTGAACAAGAACAATAA
- the astE gene encoding succinylglutamate desuccinylase, protein MNIDEFRNNFNLLDFVREHLEGHQPFSMSLDDFLVTFHDVGIIEFKPNHESQQYLALSAGVHGNETAPMEIVSDMVHDLLNDKLKLSCHLLVMIGHPKAMLKEQRFVDFNLNRMFSGEWKKYWQQRDEICEVERAKRLEQAVSDFFAQSCANDTRTHYDLHTAIRASKYEKFAIYPYLDNREHNPAQLNVMQDLGVNTVLLYHKPSTVFSYHSSHNFKADSITVELGKVKPFGENNREDFAEAEKTLRQLVESTYSYDHTSRYKTNGQKLFKVKRELLRVSDDSHLNVDDALPNFTSFEKGFELLSDPEEPYIVENDGEAIVFPNNKVPIGQRMALVVEEV, encoded by the coding sequence ATGAATATTGATGAATTTCGCAACAACTTCAATTTACTCGATTTTGTCCGAGAGCATTTAGAAGGGCATCAGCCTTTTTCAATGTCGCTTGATGACTTTTTAGTGACCTTTCACGACGTTGGCATTATAGAGTTTAAACCCAACCATGAGTCGCAACAATACTTAGCACTTTCTGCCGGGGTGCACGGTAATGAAACCGCGCCGATGGAAATCGTGTCTGACATGGTTCACGATTTACTTAACGATAAGCTCAAGTTGTCCTGTCACTTGTTGGTGATGATTGGACATCCAAAAGCTATGCTCAAAGAGCAACGCTTTGTTGATTTTAATTTGAACCGTATGTTTAGTGGCGAGTGGAAAAAGTATTGGCAGCAGCGTGATGAGATTTGTGAGGTCGAACGCGCCAAGCGATTAGAGCAAGCGGTGAGCGACTTCTTTGCCCAAAGCTGTGCTAACGACACTCGCACTCACTATGATCTACATACCGCAATAAGAGCGTCAAAATATGAAAAGTTTGCGATTTATCCCTACTTGGATAATCGCGAGCATAACCCCGCTCAACTGAACGTGATGCAAGACCTTGGCGTTAATACTGTTTTGCTTTATCACAAGCCAAGCACAGTTTTTTCATACCACTCAAGCCATAACTTTAAGGCTGACAGCATTACCGTCGAGTTGGGTAAAGTAAAACCGTTCGGTGAAAACAATCGTGAAGACTTTGCGGAGGCTGAAAAAACGCTTCGACAACTGGTCGAGTCTACTTATAGTTATGATCATACCTCGCGCTATAAAACCAATGGCCAAAAACTCTTCAAGGTAAAGCGTGAGTTGCTGAGAGTGAGTGATGATTCGCACCTCAATGTCGATGATGCTTTACCAAACTTCACAAGCTTTGAGAAAGGCTTTGAGTTACTCAGCGATCCAGAGGAGCCTTACATTGTCGAAAATGACGGAGAAGCTATCGTGTTTCCAAACAATAAAGTACCAATCGGACAACGAATGGCGCTGGTGGTAGAAGAAGTTTAG
- the ppsR gene encoding posphoenolpyruvate synthetase regulatory kinase/phosphorylase PpsR — protein MKRTVFFISDRTGITAELLGQSLTAQFEDHVEFMYHTIPFVDDEDKALAAVARINQTAIRDGVPPLVFETIVRPEIRKTILQSEAILLDFFHTYIGPLEKELGVRSSFSVGKSHSTDDMQAYDTRMSAVNFALNNDDGASTKQYDQADIILVGPSRCGKTPTSLYLAMQFGIFAANYPFTDEDLPNIKLRPGLQSNKHKIYGLTIDPMRLHEIRTGRRPNSTYSSFQQCMYETREVEALYRRQGIPFIDTTSRSVEELAVKIMNDTGIERRIF, from the coding sequence ATGAAACGTACAGTCTTCTTTATTTCAGATCGAACGGGCATAACGGCCGAACTACTCGGCCAATCCCTTACCGCACAATTCGAAGATCATGTCGAATTTATGTACCACACTATTCCGTTCGTTGATGATGAGGACAAAGCATTAGCAGCAGTTGCGCGAATCAATCAAACAGCCATAAGAGATGGAGTCCCTCCTCTTGTCTTTGAAACCATTGTGCGCCCGGAGATTCGTAAAACGATTTTGCAGTCCGAAGCCATCTTGCTCGATTTCTTTCACACGTATATAGGGCCGCTAGAAAAAGAATTAGGTGTACGCAGTTCGTTTAGTGTGGGTAAATCGCACTCGACCGATGATATGCAAGCCTATGACACCCGAATGAGCGCGGTGAACTTTGCGTTAAACAATGATGATGGCGCCAGCACCAAGCAATATGACCAAGCGGATATTATCCTTGTTGGCCCATCGCGTTGCGGTAAAACACCCACCTCACTGTACTTAGCCATGCAATTTGGTATTTTTGCGGCAAACTACCCTTTTACCGATGAGGACTTACCCAATATCAAGCTTCGCCCCGGTTTGCAGAGCAATAAACACAAAATCTATGGCCTGACTATCGATCCGATGCGATTGCATGAAATCCGAACAGGACGCCGCCCCAATAGCACCTACTCTTCATTCCAGCAGTGTATGTATGAAACTCGCGAAGTCGAAGCGCTGTATCGCCGCCAAGGAATCCCGTTTATTGATACAACCTCGCGATCGGTGGAAGAATTGGCCGTTAAGATTATGAATGACACAGGAATAGAAAGAAGGATTTTTTAG
- the ppsA gene encoding phosphoenolpyruvate synthase, with amino-acid sequence MDKYVLWYEELGMGDVERVGGKNASLGEMISNLSNMGVSVPGGFATTADAFRAFLEQSGLNERINQELDGLDVDDVEKLVEVGAKIRGWVMDTPFIPEMEMAITDAYNKLKGDSNEEFAVAVRSSATAEDLPDASFAGQQETFLNVRGLDNVMKALKEVFASLFNDRAIAYRVHQGFEHKLVALSAGVQKMVRSDIAASGVMFTMDTESGFNDVVFITGAYGLGETVVQGAVNPDEFYVYKPTLEQGRQAIVRKTLGGKAIKMVYTDNNEHNKSIETVDVEHNERMNFCINNAEVQELAKQAMIIEKHYKRPMDIEWAKDGADGKLYIVQARPETVKSRSDKNVIERYQLKNKSELVATGRAIGQRIGKGKARVISSIDQMKEVQKGDVLVTDMTDPDWEPVMKRAAAIVTNRGGRTCHAAIIARELGIPAVVGCGDATDRIKDGVEVTVSCSEGDTGNIYQGLLDFEVNKSSIDNMPDLPFKVMMNVGNPDRAFDFGQLPNAGVGLARLEFIINRMIGVHPKALLNYDKLEDDNLKKTIAMQMSGYANPKEFYISKLVEGISTIACAFAPEKVIVRMSDFKSNEYANLIGGSLYEPHEENPMIGFRGASRYISEDFRDCFELECEAIKRVRNKMGFNNVEIMIPFVRTLGEAKRVIELLEENGLKRGDNGLRVIMMCELPSNAVLAQEFLKYFDGFSIGSNDLTQLSLGLDRDSGIISHLFDERDPTVKVLLANAIKACKKANKYIGICGQGPSDHPDFAKWLMEQGIDSVSLNPDTVLETWLFLAKNA; translated from the coding sequence TTGGATAAGTACGTACTTTGGTATGAAGAGTTAGGCATGGGTGACGTCGAGCGCGTAGGTGGTAAAAACGCGTCTTTAGGCGAAATGATCAGTAATCTAAGCAACATGGGTGTTAGTGTACCTGGCGGTTTCGCCACTACAGCTGATGCTTTTCGTGCATTTTTAGAGCAAAGTGGCCTAAACGAAAGAATCAACCAAGAGTTAGACGGATTAGACGTTGATGACGTTGAGAAGCTGGTAGAAGTCGGCGCAAAAATCCGTGGCTGGGTGATGGATACGCCGTTTATTCCTGAAATGGAAATGGCCATCACTGATGCTTACAACAAATTAAAAGGCGACTCTAACGAAGAGTTTGCCGTTGCTGTTCGCTCTTCTGCGACCGCTGAAGATTTACCGGATGCTTCTTTTGCGGGGCAACAAGAGACGTTCCTTAACGTTCGTGGCTTAGATAACGTCATGAAAGCGTTAAAAGAAGTGTTCGCATCACTGTTTAACGACCGCGCGATTGCTTACCGTGTACACCAAGGCTTTGAGCACAAATTAGTTGCTTTATCAGCGGGCGTCCAGAAAATGGTTCGCAGTGACATCGCTGCCAGCGGCGTGATGTTTACGATGGATACTGAGTCGGGTTTTAACGACGTTGTATTTATTACCGGCGCTTATGGTCTTGGAGAGACTGTCGTGCAAGGTGCAGTAAACCCTGATGAGTTTTATGTTTATAAGCCGACGTTAGAGCAAGGTCGTCAAGCGATTGTGCGTAAAACATTGGGCGGTAAAGCTATTAAGATGGTTTATACCGATAACAACGAGCACAACAAAAGCATCGAGACAGTTGATGTTGAGCACAATGAGCGCATGAACTTCTGTATCAACAATGCGGAAGTCCAAGAGCTAGCAAAGCAGGCCATGATCATCGAGAAACACTACAAGCGTCCGATGGACATTGAGTGGGCGAAAGATGGTGCTGATGGCAAGTTATATATCGTTCAAGCGCGTCCTGAAACGGTCAAAAGCCGTTCTGACAAAAACGTTATTGAACGTTACCAGCTAAAGAACAAGTCTGAATTAGTTGCGACAGGGCGTGCTATTGGCCAGCGCATCGGTAAAGGTAAAGCGCGCGTGATTAGCTCTATCGACCAAATGAAGGAAGTTCAAAAAGGCGACGTCTTAGTGACCGATATGACGGATCCGGATTGGGAGCCTGTCATGAAGCGCGCAGCGGCAATCGTGACCAATCGTGGCGGTCGCACCTGCCACGCAGCGATTATTGCTCGTGAGCTTGGTATTCCAGCTGTCGTGGGTTGTGGTGATGCCACAGACCGCATTAAAGATGGTGTCGAAGTCACGGTAAGCTGCTCTGAAGGTGATACCGGTAATATTTACCAAGGCTTGTTGGACTTTGAAGTTAATAAAAGTTCTATCGACAACATGCCTGACTTACCATTCAAAGTGATGATGAATGTGGGCAATCCAGATCGTGCTTTTGATTTTGGTCAGCTGCCGAATGCTGGCGTTGGTTTGGCACGTTTAGAGTTCATCATTAACCGCATGATTGGTGTTCACCCGAAAGCTTTACTTAACTATGACAAACTGGAAGACGATAACTTGAAGAAGACTATCGCCATGCAGATGTCAGGTTACGCCAACCCGAAAGAATTCTATATCAGCAAACTAGTAGAAGGTATTTCGACGATTGCTTGTGCCTTCGCGCCAGAAAAAGTGATCGTTCGTATGTCGGACTTTAAGTCGAATGAGTACGCGAACTTGATCGGCGGTAGCTTGTACGAACCACACGAAGAAAACCCTATGATTGGGTTCCGCGGTGCTTCGCGTTATATTTCGGAAGACTTCCGTGACTGCTTCGAACTTGAGTGTGAAGCGATTAAGCGTGTTCGTAACAAGATGGGCTTCAACAACGTTGAAATCATGATTCCATTTGTTCGTACGTTAGGCGAAGCGAAACGTGTGATCGAATTGCTTGAAGAGAACGGTCTAAAACGTGGTGATAATGGCCTTCGTGTCATTATGATGTGTGAGTTGCCATCTAACGCGGTATTGGCTCAAGAGTTCTTGAAGTACTTTGATGGCTTCTCGATTGGTTCGAATGACTTAACCCAGCTTTCGTTAGGTTTGGATCGTGACTCTGGCATCATCTCGCATTTATTCGATGAGCGCGATCCAACAGTCAAAGTGTTACTGGCAAACGCTATTAAAGCGTGTAAGAAAGCCAATAAGTACATCGGTATTTGCGGTCAAGGGCCTTCTGACCACCCTGACTTTGCTAAGTGGTTGATGGAGCAGGGCATCGATAGCGTTTCCTTAAACCCTGATACCGTACTAGAAACTTGGTTGTTTTTAGCGAAAAACGCTTAA
- a CDS encoding GNAT family N-acetyltransferase gives MKMMIQEIEINDVYPLRQRVLRPGQPIESCHFPEDTLPGVFHLGASVESVIVGIASFYPEKHPKLDGAEHWRLRGMATDERVRGQGLGRELLLEGIKSCAEKGADLLWCNARVSAADFYHKLNFEIHGEAFIIENIGPHFLMSYKY, from the coding sequence ATGAAAATGATGATACAAGAAATTGAAATCAATGACGTTTACCCTTTACGTCAACGGGTCTTGAGACCGGGGCAGCCTATTGAATCTTGTCACTTTCCTGAAGATACGTTGCCTGGCGTTTTTCATTTAGGTGCGTCAGTAGAAAGTGTTATTGTTGGGATCGCATCATTCTATCCAGAAAAGCACCCCAAACTCGATGGGGCAGAGCACTGGCGACTTCGCGGTATGGCCACTGACGAGAGAGTGCGTGGTCAGGGATTGGGTCGAGAATTGTTACTTGAAGGTATAAAGTCTTGCGCTGAAAAGGGCGCTGATTTGTTATGGTGCAACGCAAGGGTCAGTGCCGCTGATTTCTATCACAAACTTAATTTTGAAATACATGGCGAAGCGTTTATTATAGAAAACATCGGACCACATTTTTTAATGTCCTATAAATACTAA
- a CDS encoding AMP-binding protein, whose protein sequence is MSHSGVSQLELENTLSAFYRWEKIKAKQPFLRQPFGNDWKEYTWEGAGQQIRKMASYLKRELPANSKVAILSYNCSHWVMADLAIMLAGHVSVPIYPSAGSETITTILEHSESKLVFIGKFPEWSKKSDAIPDSIATIGCHESHQGVKDWDEIIASEEPYNESPIPNFDELATIIYTSGTTGIPKGVMITHKILSNGAAAAAAFIDVKEERCFSYLPLAHCAERELTEIISIHTGSVISFTESLERFQENIRSVRPTIFFGVPRIWLKFQQGIEDKVGKTKLKVLLKIPLINRLIRKKILNGLGLDEAKICLSGAAALPEGTSKFFQSIGIRICEAYGLTETMAFSHASSPETWKQGSVGITMPTAEAKIAESGEVLLKSPCVMQGYYKEPLKTKDVIDDDGYFHTGDLGEIDEDGFLFITGRVKDIFKTSKGKYVSPVPIEATLEPELGVEHLCVIGDGLPSPIAIASIYNKQFQDKDAYLQEAEQLLQKINNNLEGHEKLAKLILVNEEWSPENGLITPTLKMRRQQIEQHYKPKLDRYLKSEKIVLWDE, encoded by the coding sequence ATGAGTCACTCAGGGGTTAGTCAGTTAGAGTTAGAAAATACTTTGTCAGCGTTCTATCGCTGGGAAAAGATTAAGGCGAAGCAACCATTTTTGCGCCAACCTTTTGGTAACGACTGGAAGGAATACACATGGGAAGGTGCGGGCCAACAGATTCGTAAAATGGCCAGTTACCTTAAACGTGAATTACCCGCCAACAGCAAAGTGGCTATTTTGTCTTACAATTGTTCGCATTGGGTTATGGCGGATTTAGCCATCATGCTGGCTGGCCATGTTAGTGTGCCAATTTATCCCAGTGCTGGTTCAGAGACTATTACCACTATCCTTGAGCATAGTGAATCCAAGCTAGTCTTTATTGGCAAGTTCCCTGAGTGGTCTAAAAAATCTGATGCTATTCCAGACAGCATTGCGACTATTGGGTGTCATGAATCACACCAAGGCGTTAAAGACTGGGATGAAATTATTGCAAGCGAAGAGCCTTACAATGAATCACCGATTCCAAATTTTGATGAACTAGCTACCATTATTTACACCTCAGGAACAACGGGAATCCCTAAGGGTGTCATGATCACGCATAAGATTTTATCCAATGGCGCGGCCGCAGCAGCAGCCTTCATTGATGTTAAAGAGGAGCGCTGTTTTTCATATTTGCCGCTGGCTCATTGTGCAGAGAGGGAGCTGACAGAAATTATCAGCATCCATACCGGAAGTGTGATTTCTTTTACTGAGTCATTAGAGCGTTTCCAAGAAAATATTCGTTCAGTAAGACCGACCATATTTTTTGGCGTGCCTCGGATTTGGTTAAAGTTCCAGCAAGGCATCGAAGATAAAGTTGGCAAAACAAAGCTCAAAGTGTTGCTCAAAATTCCTCTAATCAATCGCTTGATAAGAAAGAAAATTCTCAACGGATTAGGACTTGATGAAGCGAAAATTTGTTTGTCCGGCGCGGCTGCGTTGCCTGAAGGTACTTCGAAGTTCTTCCAGTCGATTGGTATTCGTATCTGCGAGGCATATGGTTTGACCGAGACCATGGCATTCTCACACGCCTCGTCACCAGAAACCTGGAAGCAAGGCTCTGTTGGCATCACCATGCCGACAGCAGAAGCGAAAATTGCTGAGTCTGGCGAAGTTCTATTGAAAAGCCCGTGTGTGATGCAAGGGTATTATAAGGAACCCCTTAAAACTAAAGACGTTATCGATGACGATGGTTATTTCCACACTGGAGATCTGGGGGAAATTGATGAGGATGGTTTCTTATTTATCACCGGCCGGGTCAAGGATATTTTCAAAACCTCCAAAGGTAAGTATGTATCTCCAGTCCCTATTGAAGCTACATTGGAGCCAGAGCTTGGGGTTGAGCATTTGTGCGTTATTGGCGATGGTTTACCATCACCAATCGCCATCGCGTCGATCTACAATAAACAGTTCCAGGACAAAGACGCCTACCTTCAGGAAGCTGAGCAATTGCTGCAAAAGATTAATAATAACCTGGAAGGTCACGAAAAACTGGCTAAGCTTATATTGGTTAACGAGGAGTGGAGCCCTGAAAATGGCTTGATTACGCCTACGTTAAAAATGCGTCGACAACAAATCGAACAACATTATAAGCCAAAGCTTGATAGGTACCTTAAATCAGAGAAGATCGTGCTGTGGGATGAGTAG
- a CDS encoding GlsB/YeaQ/YmgE family stress response membrane protein yields the protein MGILTWIVVGLIAGALAKLIMPGPDKGGWIMTIVLGIVGAFVGGFVGKFLGLGGAQATGFNIETLLTATGGAIIILFLYRTFSKP from the coding sequence ATGGGTATTTTAACTTGGATTGTCGTCGGACTGATTGCAGGTGCATTAGCAAAGCTGATTATGCCTGGTCCTGATAAAGGCGGCTGGATAATGACAATAGTGCTTGGTATTGTTGGCGCTTTTGTTGGTGGTTTCGTCGGTAAGTTTTTAGGTTTAGGCGGAGCTCAAGCGACAGGCTTTAACATTGAAACCTTATTAACTGCTACTGGCGGTGCTATTATTATTCTGTTTCTATACCGTACTTTCAGTAAGCCTTAA